In the Caenorhabditis elegans chromosome X genome, one interval contains:
- the B0272.4 gene encoding enoyl-CoA hydratase/isomerase family protein (Partially confirmed by transcript evidence), with translation MTSGLILTERKNNVLWVTLNRPKKFNALTRQMFLDLCTVFNDAADDDDIAFVVFTGGKGKYYCAGSDFSPAELSTLTDIQEHGYKLFVDILIAFPKPIIALVNGHAVGVSVTMLGVMDAVIAIDTATFATPFADIGVCPEACSSYTLPRIMGHQKAAALMMFSEKFTAHEAHIAGLVTQILPAATFEKDAKKIIDRYSKLSPITMKVAKELMRTTQIKDELLTVNRKEQVHLNGMFSHEDTIARLTAKFVKPSKI, from the exons ATGACAAGTGGACTTATTTTAACTGAGCGTAAAAATAATGTTCTATGGGTCACCCTGAACAGGCCAAAGAAATTTAATGCTCTCACTAGACAGATGTTCCTTGATTTGTGCACAGTTTTTAATGATGCTgccgatgatgatgatattgCATTTGTTGTTTTTACAGGAG GAAAAGGGAAGTATTACTGCGCTGGAAGCGATTTTTCTCCAGCTGAGCTTTCAACATTGAC AGATATCCAAGAACATGGATACAAACTTTTTGTGGACATCTTGATTGCTTTCCCAAAACCAATAATTGCTTTGGTAAACGGACATGCCGTTGGAGTATCTGTGACTATGCTGGGTGTGATGGATGCGGTCATTGCCATTGACACT GCAACGTTTGCCACTCCGTTTGCAGACATTGGTGTGTGCCCAGAAGCGTGTTCCAGCTACACCCTCCCAAGAATTATGGGTCATCAAAAAGCTGCCGCACTGATGATGTTCAGCGAAAAGTTTACCGCTCACGAGGCTCATATTGCGGGATTGGTTACACAA attttaccAGCTGCGACATTTGAAAAAGATGCAAAGAAAATCATCGACCGCTACTCAAAGCTTTCTCCAATT accATGAAAGTAGCAAAAGAACTGATGAGAACCACCCAAATCAAAGACGAACTGCTCACTGTCAACCGAAAAGAGCAAGTGCATTTGAATGGGATGTTTTCCCACGAGGACACTATTGCTCGTCTCACTGCGAAATTTGTTAAACCATCTAAAATATGA
- the B0272.3 gene encoding putative 3-hydroxyacyl-CoA dehydrogenase B0272.3 (Confirmed by transcript evidence): MLSSTCTAAVRGLSTTAQLSKINNVTIIGAGLMGSGIAQVSANAKLNVTVVDSNQSALEKAQQGIANSLKRVAKKKHADDAAAQTALVSSVLDRIKMSTNVSDSVKDADLVIEAIVENIDIKRKLFAEVEVAAKPTTLITTNTSSLRLADIGLNLKDKSRFGGLHFFNPVPMMKLLEVVRHTETSDATFNQLVDYGKTVGKTTVACKDTPGFIVNRLLVPYMFEALRLYERGDASMEDIDVAMKLGAGYPMGPFELSDYVGLDTCKFIMDGWHAQYPEEVAFTPSPLLNSLVDSGKNGRKSGEGFYKYK, from the exons atgcTCAGTTCAACTTGCACCGCTGCCGTTCGTGGACTCTCCACCACCGcccaactttcaaaaattaataatgtgACCATTATTGGTGCCGGACTCATGGGATCAGGAATTGCTCAAGTGTCTGCTAACGCCAAGCTTAACGTGACAGTTGTGGATAGCAATCAATCTGCTCTCGAAAAGGCTCAGCAAGGAATTGCCAACAGTTTGAAGAGAGTTGCCAAGAAGAAGCACGCCGACGACGCAGCG GCTCAAACAGCTCTTGTCAGCTCAGTTTTGGACCGTATCAAGATGTCTACCAACGTCTCCGATTCTGTCAAGGACGCTGATTTGGTCATTGAAGCCATCGTGGAAAACATTGATATCAAGAGAAAACTTTTTGCAGAGGTGGAGGTTGCTGCCAAACC aactaCTCTCATTACCACAAATACTTCTTCACTTCGCCTCGCCGACATTGGGCTCAACTTGAAGGACAAGTCCCGTTTTGGAGGACTTCACTTCTTCAACCCTGTCCCAATGATGAAGCTTTTGGAAGTTGTTCGACACACTGAGACCTCCGATGCAACCTTCAACCAACTCGTTGACTACGGAAAGACTGTCGGAAAGACCACTGTTGCTTGCAAG gACACGCCCGGATTCATTGTCAACCGTCTCTTGGTGCCTTACATGTTTGAGGCTCTTCGACTTTACGAACGCGGCGATGCTTCCATGGAAGATATTGATGTTGCCATGAAACTCGGTGCTGGATACCCAATGGGACCATTTGAGCTCAGTGACTACGTTGGACTTGACACTTGCAAGTTCATCATGGATGGCTGGCACGCACAGTATCCGGAAGAAGTCGCCTTCACTCCAAGCCCGCTTCTCAACTCGCTCGTTGACTCTGGAAAGAATGGACGCAAGTCTGGAGAAGGATTCTACAAGTACAAGTAG
- the tbb-4 gene encoding Tubulin beta-4 chain (Confirmed by transcript evidence): MREIVHIQAGQCGNQIGAKFWEVISDEHGIDPTGAYNGDSDLQLERINVYYNEASGGKYVPRACLVDLEPGTMDSVRAGPFGQLFRPDNFVFGQSGAGNNWAKGHYTEGAELVDNVLDVVRKEAESCDCLQGFQMTHSLGGGTGSGMGTLLISKIREEYPDRIMMTFSVVPSPKVSDTVVEPYNATLSVHQLVENTDETFCIDNEALYDICFRTLKLTTPTYGDLNHLVSMTMSGVTTCLRFPGQLNADLRKLAVNMVPFPRLHFFMPGFAPLTSRGSQQYRSLTVPELTQQMFDAKNMMAACDPRHGRYLTVAAMFRGRMSMKEVDEQMLNVQNKNSSYFVEWIPNNVKTAVCDIPPRGVKMAATFVGNSTAIQELFKRISEQFTAMFRRKAFLHWYTGEGMDEMEFTEAESNMNDLVSEYQQYQEATADDEGEFDEHDQDVE, encoded by the exons atgcgTGAAATTGTTCATATCCAGGCAGGTCAGTGTGGTAACCAAATTGGGGCAAAG ttcTGGGAAGTTATTTCCGACGAGCACGGGATCGATCCCACCGGAGCATACAATGGAGACTCCGATTTGCAGTTGGAGAGAATCAATGTCTACTACAACGAAGCTAgcg GAGGAAAGTATGTCCCACGTGCTTGTCTTGTTGATTTGGAGCCAGGAACCATGGACTCCGTTAGGGCAGGTCCCTTTGGACAGCTCTTTCGACCAGACAACTTTGTTTTTGGTCAAAGCGGTGCCGGAAACAACTGGGCCAAAGGTCACTACACCGAGGGCGCCGAACTTGTAGACAATGTTCTCGACGTTGTCCGTAAAGAAGCTGAAAGCTGTGATTGTCTTCAG GGATTCCAAATGACTCACTCTTTGGGAGGAGGAACTGGTTCTGGAATGGGAACTCttttgatttccaaaattcgtGAAGAATATCCAGATCGTATCATGATGACTTTCTCCGTAGTGCCAAGTCCAAAAGTGTCCGACACGGTCGTCGAGCCGTACAACGCAACTCTTTCTGTTCATCAACTTGTTGAAAACACCGACGAAACATTCTGTATTGACAACGAAGCCTTGTATGACATCTGTTTCCGCACGCTCAAGCTCACCACACCGACCTACGGAGATTTGAATCATCTCGTTTCGATGACGATGAGTGGTGTCACCACCTGTCTTCGTTTCCCGGGACAG CTGAATGCAGATTTGCGCAAATTAGCTGTTAACATGGTTCCGTTCCCACGTCTTCATTTCTTCATGCCCGGATTTGCTCCGCTCACATCCAGAGGAAGCCAGCAATACAG atcgcTCACCGTTCCAGAGCTCACACAACAAATGTTCGACGCCAAGAATATGATGGCAGCCTGCGATCCAAGACACGGTCGCTACCTGACAGTTGCTGCAATGTTCCGCGGAAGAATGAGCATGAAAGAAGTCGACGAGCAAATGCTCAAtgtgcaaaataaaaactcctcGTACTTTGTTGAATGGATTCCAAACAACGTCAAAACTGCTGTTTGTGATATTCCGCCAAGAGGAGTAAAGATGGCGGCAACATTCGTCGGAAATTCCACTGCAATTCAAGAGCTTTTCAAGAGAATCAGTGAGCAATTCACAG cTATGTTCCGTAGAAAAGCTTTCCTTCATTGGTACACTGGAGAAGGTATGGACGAAATGGAGTTTACTGAAGCTGAGAGTAACATGAATGACTTGGTCTCAGAGTATCAACAGTATCAAGAAGCAACCGCCGACGACGAAGGCGAGTTTGATGAGCACGATCAAGATGTGGAATAA
- the memb-1 gene encoding Golgi SNAP receptor complex member 2 homolog memb-1 (Confirmed by transcript evidence), with translation MEALYQSTNFLLQKVQHDLGRLEGTQNEQDAQVVVQCIYGDVITLKENCQTLDNYVSREPPARRQAARMRVDQLRADVHRVDMAVSAVHTRMTQRWRAATERDELLRTRYRPNDTALSIGDHELLLNDRLQSSHTHLDDLISQGSAVLENLKSQHLNLRGVGRKMHEIGQALGLSNSTLQVIDRRVREDWILFVIGCIVCCIFMYAFYRFWRG, from the exons CTTTACCAAAGCACCAATTTTCTTCTACAGAAGGTTCAACATGACCTTGGACGACTAGAAGGCACTCAAAACGAACAAGATGCGCAAGTTGTTGTACAGTGCATATATGGTGATGTCAT aacccTGAAGGAAAACTGCCAGACATTAGATAATTACGTTTCTCGAGAACCTCCAGCGAGGCGGCAAGCG gcCCGAATGAGAGTTGATCAGTTACGCGCCGACGTCCACAGAGTTGATATGGCCGTTTCGGCAGTACACACGAGAATGACACAAAGATGGAGAGCTGCTACTGAACGAGATGAGCTTCTTAGGACGCg ATATCGGCCAAACGATACAGCGCTTTCAATTGGAGACCACGAGCTTCTTCTCAATGATCGCCTGCAATCTTCCCACACTCAT CTTGACGATCTGATAAGTCAAGGATCTGCTGTActcgaaaacttgaaatccCAGCATTTAAATTTACGCGGCGTTGGGAGAAAAATGCATGAAATTGGCCAAGCT tTGGGTCTCTCTAACTCGACACTTCAAGTCATCGATCGGCGTGTTCGTGAGGATTGGATCCTATTTGTGATTGGATGCATTGTCTGCTGCATCTTCATGTACGCATTTTACCGATTCTGGCGTGGATGA